In Humulus lupulus chromosome 7, drHumLupu1.1, whole genome shotgun sequence, the following are encoded in one genomic region:
- the LOC133791680 gene encoding probable zinc metalloprotease EGY1, chloroplastic: MVKNTQRIEALEKRMGELDGLEERVRDLSFSSHIDKDVSDPPTPPSFGPAYNNFQVDSFKLMELLGPEKVDPADVKLIKDKLFEYSTSLVTKEEPFGDLGEGVVFVGNLRGNREEVFAKLQSQLVEVIGDKYNLFMVDEPNSEGPDPHGGPRVSFGLLQKEVSEPGPTTLWQYVIALLLFLITIGSSVELGIASQINSLPPEVVKYFTDPNAVEAPDMELLFPFVDSALPLAYGVLGVLLFHEVGQFLAAFPKKVKLSIPYFIPNITLGSFGAITQMRNVVAALLLLLCFKSILPDQSAQVDISLAGPFAGAALSFSMFVVGLLLSSNPDATGDLVQRDTPQSASNTLQWEEHIVAVERLLKDQQEAKNDIMEDFWESVCALKTEMK; encoded by the exons ATGGTGAAGAatactcagaggatcgaagcactTGAGAAGCGCATGGGGGAACTAGATGGCCTAGAAGAAAGGGTTAGGGATCTATCCTTTTCTAGTCAT ATTGACAAAGATGTAAGTGAT CCACCAACACCACCATCATTTGGACCGGCTTACAACAATTTCCAAGTTGACTCTTTTAAATTGATGGAGCTTCTTGGACCAGAGAAGGTTGATCCTGCAGATGTAAAGCTCATTAAGGACAAGCTCTTCGAGTATTCTACATCCTTGGTGACCAAAGAAGAGCCTTTTGGAGACCTTGGTGAGGGTGTTGTTTTTGTTGGGAATTTAAGGGGGAACAGAGAAGAAGTGTTTGCCAAACTCCAAAGTCAGCTGGTTGAGGTCATTGGGGACAAGTACAACCTTTTTATGGTGGACGAACCTAACTCAGAAGGTCCAGACCCACATGGAGGGCCACGTGTTAGCTTTGGCCTGCTGCAGAAAGAAGTCTCAGAACCAGGGCCAACAACACTTTGGCAATATGTAATAGCTCTCTTGTTATTCCTTATTACAATTGGCTCTTCTGTGGAATTAGGAATTGCATCTCAG ATCAATAGTCTTCCACCAGAGGTGGTGAAATATTTCACAGATCCAAATGCAGTTGAGGCACCAGATATGGAGCTGTTATTCCCATTTGTTGATTCTGCTTTGCCCTTAGCATATGGTGTGTTGGGGGTTCTGCTATTCCAT GAAGTTGGGCAATTTCTGGCTGCATTTCCCAAAAAAGTAAAACTTAGCATTCCTTACTTCATTCCTAATATCACCCTCGGAAGTTTTGGTGCTATCACTCAGATGC GAAATGTTGTTGCTGCTCTTCTCTTGTTACTTTGT TTTAAATCCATTCTTCCAGATCAGAGTGCACAAGTTGACATATCACTTGCGGGGCCATTTGCTGGTGCTGCATTGTCCTTTTCAATGTTTGTTGTTGGTCTGCTGCTTTCATCTAATCCTGATGCCACGGGAGACCTGGTGCAG AGGGACACCCCTCAAAGTGCATCCAATACCCTTCAATGGGAGGAGCATATTGTGGCAGTGGAGCGTTTGTTGAAGGACCAACAAGAGGCCAAGAATGACATTATGGAGGACTTTTGGGAGTCAGTTTGCGCGCTCAAAACTGAGATGAAATAG